Proteins encoded by one window of Martelella endophytica:
- a CDS encoding 4-(cytidine 5'-diphospho)-2-C-methyl-D-erythritol kinase yields MTVHEFAPAKVNLALHVTGRRDDGYHLLDTLVTFASIGDRLTFESADADGFSLSGRFAGPLPRDDDAITGNLVLKARNLLRLLARETGQASDPVHIHLEKNLPPASGIGGGSADAAATLRGLCRLWSLDCSSDTLQRLGLSLGADVPMCLESRPLTARGIGEDIRIAAGLPALSLVLVNPLVPVSTPTIFAALESRHNPPLGALPETAGGWMALIAASRNDLQPAACQAEPVIGDVLAALSAAGATIARMSGSGATCFGLFADMNHAEIAAATIAGAHPDWFVAASSTVSGDER; encoded by the coding sequence GTGACAGTCCACGAATTCGCCCCGGCGAAGGTCAATCTGGCCCTGCATGTCACCGGGCGCCGCGACGATGGCTATCATCTGCTCGATACGTTGGTGACCTTCGCCTCGATCGGCGACCGGCTGACCTTCGAAAGCGCCGATGCCGACGGCTTTTCGCTGTCCGGTCGATTCGCCGGCCCGCTGCCCCGCGATGACGATGCGATCACCGGCAATCTGGTGCTGAAGGCCCGCAATCTGCTGCGGCTTCTGGCGCGGGAGACCGGCCAGGCGTCGGATCCGGTTCACATCCACCTCGAAAAGAACCTGCCGCCGGCCTCAGGCATTGGCGGCGGCTCGGCGGATGCTGCGGCGACGCTGCGCGGGCTGTGCCGGCTCTGGTCGCTCGACTGTTCCTCCGACACGCTGCAGCGGCTCGGCCTCTCTCTTGGCGCCGATGTGCCGATGTGTCTTGAAAGCCGGCCGCTGACGGCGCGGGGGATCGGCGAGGATATCCGCATTGCCGCAGGTCTGCCGGCGCTTTCGCTGGTGCTCGTCAATCCTTTGGTGCCGGTCTCCACGCCTACGATCTTTGCTGCGCTCGAAAGCCGGCACAATCCGCCGCTCGGGGCGCTGCCGGAAACGGCCGGCGGCTGGATGGCGCTGATTGCGGCAAGCCGCAACGACCTGCAGCCGGCCGCCTGTCAGGCCGAACCGGTGATCGGCGATGTCCTTGCCGCGCTTTCGGCCGCGGGTGCGACAATCGCCCGCATGTCGGGCTCGGGAGCGACATGTTTCGGCCTTTTCGCTGACATGAATCATGCAGAGATTGCGGCCGCCACCATTGCCGGGGCCCATCCGGACTGGTTTGTTGCCGCAAGCAGCACCGTTTCAGGAGATGAAAGATGA
- the moaB gene encoding molybdenum cofactor biosynthesis protein B, with protein sequence MIERSFIPVRFAVLTVSDSRTLADDRSGETLKARIEKAGHILADRQIVGDDREEIAAVVSRWCGEADIDVVLTTGGTGFTGRDVTPEAIEPLFEKRMDGFSAVFHRISFEKIGTSTVQSRATAGLFNQTFIFVLPGSPGACKDAWDGILEKQFDYRHMPCNFVEIMPRLDEHLRRRA encoded by the coding sequence ATGATCGAACGTTCCTTCATTCCCGTCCGCTTTGCCGTTCTCACCGTATCCGACAGCCGCACGCTCGCCGATGATCGCTCGGGCGAAACGCTGAAGGCGCGCATCGAGAAGGCCGGCCATATCCTCGCCGACCGCCAGATCGTCGGCGACGACCGCGAGGAGATCGCCGCCGTCGTTTCCCGGTGGTGCGGCGAGGCCGACATCGATGTCGTGCTGACGACGGGCGGCACGGGATTTACCGGGCGGGATGTGACGCCGGAAGCGATCGAACCGCTGTTCGAAAAGCGGATGGACGGGTTTTCCGCGGTCTTCCACCGGATCTCGTTCGAGAAGATCGGGACCTCGACAGTGCAGTCGCGGGCGACCGCCGGCCTGTTCAACCAGACCTTCATCTTCGTGCTGCCGGGCTCGCCGGGCGCCTGCAAGGACGCCTGGGACGGCATCCTCGAAAAGCAGTTCGACTATCGCCACATGCCGTGCAATTTCGTGGAGATCATGCCGCGACTGGACGAGCATCTGCGCCGGCGCGCCTGA
- a CDS encoding glycosyltransferase translates to MLSVIIECDNNEAELAHSLSALVTGAVEGLVSDVIVLDHGSADGSERVAEAAGCRYFRSWNLEQVIAETRGDWIMVLEPGARPLTGWVEAVSEHIATDSRPARFSCSRHHRMPFWNRLFSRRCPLEVGLIMPKAAARERAAASGPSPFTLAGRMVTRRLSCELVPARVMMRV, encoded by the coding sequence ATGCTGAGCGTCATCATCGAATGCGATAACAACGAAGCCGAGCTTGCCCATTCGCTTTCCGCACTGGTCACGGGTGCGGTCGAGGGGCTTGTCAGCGATGTCATTGTGTTGGACCACGGCTCTGCCGATGGCAGCGAACGGGTCGCGGAAGCAGCTGGCTGCCGCTATTTCCGAAGCTGGAATCTTGAACAGGTGATCGCGGAGACGCGGGGTGACTGGATCATGGTGCTCGAGCCCGGCGCAAGGCCGCTCACGGGCTGGGTCGAAGCGGTGTCCGAGCATATCGCGACCGACAGCCGGCCGGCCCGGTTCTCCTGCTCGCGCCACCACCGCATGCCATTCTGGAACCGGTTGTTTTCACGCCGCTGCCCGCTCGAAGTGGGCCTGATCATGCCGAAGGCGGCGGCGCGGGAGCGCGCGGCGGCAAGCGGCCCCTCGCCCTTCACGCTGGCCGGGCGTATGGTCACTCGGCGTCTCAGCTGCGAGCTCGTGCCGGCACGGGTGATGATGCGGGTCTAG
- a CDS encoding PA0069 family radical SAM protein, with amino-acid sequence MDDVFNILSDGVGPQPVHFETVEKDRRRGRAATANPDGRFEPLARARFDDGWAMDEELPPLATEVQVEKVKSIITRNTSPDVPFERSVNPYRGCEHGCIYCFARPSHGFMGLSAGLDFETRLFAKPDAARQLARELSKPGYHAKTIAIGTNTDPYQPVEKDWRIMRQVLEVLADANHPVAITTKSALVLRDLDILSAMAEKRLVKVTMSVTTLDRKLARAMEPRAATPPRRLETIRALSEAGVPVGISLAPVIPALNDHEMERILDSGKAAGATEASYILLRLPLEVAPLFKDWLLEHHPERYRHVMSLIRSMRGGKDYDAEFGKRMKGSGPYAWQLARRFEIAVKRLGLMRRSVALRDDLFVSPDSGGTQLNLF; translated from the coding sequence ATGGACGACGTCTTCAATATTCTGTCCGACGGTGTCGGCCCGCAGCCGGTCCATTTCGAAACCGTCGAGAAGGACCGCCGGCGCGGCCGCGCGGCGACGGCCAATCCGGACGGTCGTTTCGAGCCGCTCGCGCGCGCGCGTTTCGACGACGGCTGGGCGATGGACGAGGAGCTGCCGCCGCTTGCGACCGAGGTGCAGGTGGAGAAGGTGAAGTCGATCATCACCCGCAACACCTCGCCGGATGTGCCGTTCGAGCGCTCGGTCAACCCTTATCGCGGCTGCGAGCATGGCTGCATCTATTGTTTCGCGCGGCCGAGCCACGGTTTCATGGGGCTTTCGGCCGGGCTCGACTTCGAGACCAGGCTGTTTGCCAAGCCGGATGCCGCCCGCCAGCTCGCCCGCGAGCTGTCGAAGCCCGGTTACCATGCGAAGACGATCGCGATCGGCACCAATACCGATCCGTATCAGCCGGTCGAGAAAGACTGGCGGATCATGCGGCAGGTGCTGGAAGTGCTCGCCGACGCCAATCATCCCGTTGCCATCACCACCAAGTCGGCGCTGGTGCTGCGCGATCTCGACATCCTTTCCGCGATGGCGGAGAAGCGGCTGGTGAAGGTGACCATGTCGGTGACGACGCTCGATCGCAAGCTTGCCCGGGCCATGGAACCGCGTGCTGCGACGCCGCCGCGCCGGCTGGAGACAATCAGGGCGTTGAGCGAGGCCGGCGTTCCGGTCGGCATTTCGCTGGCGCCGGTCATTCCGGCGCTGAACGATCATGAAATGGAGCGGATCCTCGACAGCGGCAAGGCGGCGGGTGCCACCGAGGCGAGCTATATCCTGCTGCGTCTGCCGCTCGAAGTGGCGCCGCTGTTCAAGGATTGGCTGCTGGAGCATCATCCAGAGCGCTATCGTCATGTGATGAGCCTGATCCGCTCGATGCGCGGCGGCAAGGACTATGATGCCGAATTCGGCAAGCGGATGAAGGGCAGCGGTCCCTATGCCTGGCAGCTGGCACGCCGTTTCGAAATCGCCGTCAAGCGGCTCGGGCTGATGCGGCGCTCGGTGGCGCTGCGCGACGATCTGTTCGTCTCGCCGGACAGCGGCGGCACCCAGCTCAACCTCTTCTGA
- a CDS encoding ribonuclease HII: MSLSAPSDSPLLFDLAPQGPDFSMELAARGRGLWPVAGCDEAGRGPLAGPVVAAAVILDPDRIPDGLNDSKKLSAKRRAELFDLIMEHASISVASSGPALIDRINILAASLDAMRRAVMGLCVPPALVLTDGRDRPPNIACRADAVIKGDARSLSIAAASIVAKVTRDRMMAAAGTLYPAYGFDIHSGYGTARHLTAISEAGPCPLHRRSFRPIREL; encoded by the coding sequence ATGTCTTTGAGCGCGCCTTCCGATTCTCCTCTCCTGTTCGACCTTGCGCCGCAGGGCCCGGACTTTTCGATGGAGCTTGCCGCCCGCGGGCGCGGCCTCTGGCCGGTGGCCGGCTGCGATGAGGCCGGTCGTGGTCCGCTCGCCGGTCCGGTTGTCGCGGCGGCGGTGATCCTCGATCCCGATCGCATTCCGGACGGCCTGAACGATTCCAAGAAACTTTCGGCAAAACGGCGGGCCGAGCTGTTCGATCTGATCATGGAGCATGCATCGATCTCGGTCGCTTCCAGCGGTCCGGCCCTGATCGACCGCATCAACATCCTGGCGGCAAGCCTCGATGCGATGCGCCGTGCCGTCATGGGGCTCTGCGTCCCGCCGGCACTGGTGCTGACCGACGGCCGGGACCGGCCGCCGAACATCGCCTGCCGCGCCGACGCCGTGATCAAGGGGGATGCGCGCTCGTTGTCGATCGCTGCAGCGTCGATCGTCGCCAAGGTCACGCGCGACCGGATGATGGCCGCCGCCGGCACGCTCTATCCGGCCTACGGCTTCGACATCCATTCCGGCTATGGCACTGCCCGTCACCTGACGGCGATTAGCGAGGCGGGCCCATGCCCGCTGCATCGCAGGAGCTTCCGCCCGATCCGCGAGCTTTGA
- a CDS encoding phosphomannomutase, with amino-acid sequence MSIKFGTSGLRGLSADLIGEPSYRYTKAFCHHLQKAGHASKGDAVLVGQDYRDSSPAIAANAMGAIAAAGLTPIDCGALPTPALAFYGLKRKAASVMITGSHIPADRNGIKFYLPAGEISKEDEEAISRFAETLSGDVTVTTAKGEDESSEALAHFGVRCTDILPDDALSGMKIGVYQHSTVARDLFIAVLEHYGADVTPLGFSETFVPVDTEAVSSETVTLLKGWAKEHGLDAIISADGDADRPLVADETGTPLRGDLVGLMTANFLGARVVVTPVTSNSGIEKNGDFEVIRTRVGSPYVIAAMSEALSADKDGVMGFEANGGLLTASPFRPAGETIAALPTRDCFLPVLSALYLAAKDKRPMSELARAYSLPVADADRIKDFAQERSAALMDYLRNSDDNLESFLAPIGKPAAKSDIDGLRVTLEDGRIIHFRPSGNAPEMRCYVEAETAEAAGALLREGLALIEGFSA; translated from the coding sequence ATGAGCATCAAATTCGGCACCAGCGGGCTTCGTGGCCTGTCGGCTGACCTTATCGGAGAACCATCTTATCGTTACACCAAGGCCTTCTGCCATCATCTGCAGAAAGCCGGACATGCCAGCAAGGGCGATGCCGTCCTCGTCGGGCAGGACTACCGGGATTCGAGCCCGGCGATTGCCGCCAACGCCATGGGGGCGATTGCGGCGGCGGGACTGACCCCGATCGATTGCGGCGCGCTGCCGACGCCGGCGCTCGCCTTTTACGGGCTGAAGCGCAAGGCCGCCTCGGTGATGATCACCGGCTCGCATATCCCGGCCGACCGCAACGGCATCAAGTTCTATCTGCCGGCCGGCGAGATCAGCAAGGAAGACGAGGAGGCGATCTCGCGCTTTGCGGAGACGCTTTCCGGCGACGTCACGGTCACGACGGCCAAAGGCGAGGATGAATCGAGCGAGGCACTCGCCCATTTCGGCGTGCGCTGCACCGATATCCTGCCCGATGACGCGCTTTCGGGCATGAAGATCGGCGTCTACCAGCATTCGACGGTCGCCCGCGACCTGTTCATCGCCGTGCTGGAGCATTATGGCGCTGACGTCACCCCGCTCGGCTTTTCCGAAACCTTCGTCCCGGTCGATACCGAGGCCGTCTCGTCGGAGACCGTGACGCTGCTGAAGGGCTGGGCGAAGGAGCACGGGCTTGATGCGATCATCTCCGCCGATGGCGATGCCGACCGGCCGCTCGTGGCGGACGAGACCGGCACGCCGCTCCGGGGCGATCTTGTCGGCCTGATGACGGCCAATTTCCTCGGCGCCAGGGTCGTCGTCACCCCCGTCACCTCCAATTCCGGCATCGAGAAGAACGGCGATTTCGAGGTGATCCGCACCCGCGTCGGTTCGCCCTATGTGATCGCTGCCATGAGCGAGGCGCTTTCGGCCGACAAGGACGGCGTGATGGGTTTCGAGGCCAATGGCGGACTGCTGACGGCCTCGCCGTTCCGACCGGCCGGCGAGACCATTGCCGCGCTGCCGACCCGCGACTGCTTCCTGCCGGTGCTCTCCGCCCTCTACCTCGCGGCAAAGGACAAGCGGCCGATGTCGGAGCTGGCCAGGGCCTACAGCCTTCCGGTCGCCGATGCCGACCGCATCAAGGATTTTGCCCAGGAGCGCAGTGCCGCGCTGATGGACTATCTTCGCAACAGCGACGACAATCTCGAAAGCTTCCTCGCGCCGATCGGCAAGCCGGCTGCAAAGAGCGATATCGACGGCCTTCGGGTGACGCTCGAAGATGGCCGCATCATCCATTTCCGCCCCTCGGGCAATGCGCCGGAAATGCGCTGCTATGTCGAGGCCGAAACGGCCGAGGCCGCAGGCGCCCTTCTGAGAGAAGGCCTCGCCCTCATCGAAGGCTTTTCGGCGTGA
- a CDS encoding mannose-1-phosphate guanylyltransferase/mannose-6-phosphate isomerase, which produces MTNKIVPVIMAGGKGTRLWPLSRATAPKQFIRFLGPKTLYQKTLERLSDSDRYEAPIVLTNEDFRFLAAEQARELDIELSGVILEPIARNTAPAVAAAAAMVRANFGEDAIMQVLASDHEIDAGADYFGAIDTALAAAKTGKLVTFGIEPTEPATGFGYIEAGEELPSGARKVARFVEKPAQEKAEEMLAAGNYTWNSGMFMFPVAVLIRELEKYAPEVFAFAEQAVLKDESDLELDFTRLDKETFAQCPDISIDYAVMEKTSAAAVVPSAFTWSDLGSWDAIWKDGDQDASGNVVSGDATLLDTQNSLVISRDMHVAMQGLDGMAVIASEDAVYVGKLEDSQNVGNIVKVLKGAKETRALAEEHPTAYRPWGGYTSIIKGERFQAKRIFVKPGKKLSLQKHHHRAEHWIIVVGTAEVTVDENVTQLTENQSIYIPLGAVHRLYNPGKITLELIEVQTGSYLGEDDIIRLVDDFGRG; this is translated from the coding sequence ATGACCAACAAGATCGTTCCCGTCATCATGGCCGGCGGCAAGGGCACGCGCCTGTGGCCGCTGTCGCGCGCCACCGCGCCGAAACAGTTCATCCGCTTCCTCGGCCCGAAGACGCTCTATCAGAAGACGCTGGAGCGTCTTTCCGACAGCGACCGCTACGAAGCGCCGATCGTTCTGACCAATGAGGACTTCCGCTTCCTTGCCGCCGAGCAGGCGCGCGAACTCGACATCGAGCTTTCCGGCGTGATCCTGGAGCCGATCGCCCGCAACACCGCACCGGCCGTGGCGGCTGCTGCCGCCATGGTGCGCGCCAATTTCGGCGAGGACGCGATCATGCAGGTGCTCGCCTCCGACCACGAGATCGATGCTGGCGCGGATTACTTTGGCGCGATCGATACCGCCCTTGCCGCGGCCAAAACCGGCAAGCTCGTCACCTTCGGCATCGAGCCGACCGAGCCCGCCACCGGTTTCGGCTATATCGAGGCCGGCGAGGAACTGCCGTCGGGCGCCCGCAAGGTCGCCCGCTTCGTCGAGAAGCCGGCGCAGGAAAAAGCGGAAGAGATGCTGGCGGCCGGCAACTACACCTGGAACTCCGGCATGTTCATGTTCCCGGTCGCCGTGCTGATCCGCGAACTGGAGAAATACGCCCCCGAGGTGTTCGCGTTCGCCGAACAGGCCGTGCTGAAGGACGAGAGCGACCTCGAACTCGACTTCACCCGCCTCGACAAGGAAACCTTCGCCCAGTGCCCGGACATTTCCATCGACTATGCGGTGATGGAAAAGACGTCTGCAGCCGCCGTCGTGCCGTCGGCCTTCACCTGGTCGGATCTCGGCTCCTGGGATGCGATCTGGAAGGATGGCGATCAGGATGCAAGCGGCAATGTCGTCTCCGGCGATGCGACGCTGCTCGACACGCAGAACTCGCTGGTGATCTCGCGCGACATGCATGTCGCCATGCAGGGCCTCGACGGCATGGCGGTGATCGCCTCCGAAGATGCCGTCTATGTCGGCAAGCTCGAAGACAGCCAGAATGTCGGCAATATCGTCAAGGTGCTGAAGGGTGCCAAGGAAACCAGGGCGCTTGCCGAGGAGCATCCGACCGCCTACCGGCCGTGGGGCGGCTATACCTCGATCATCAAGGGCGAACGTTTCCAGGCCAAGCGGATCTTCGTCAAGCCCGGCAAGAAGCTGTCGCTGCAGAAGCACCATCACCGCGCCGAGCACTGGATCATCGTCGTTGGCACGGCCGAGGTGACGGTTGACGAGAACGTCACGCAGCTCACCGAGAACCAGTCGATCTACATCCCGCTCGGCGCCGTCCACCGGCTCTATAATCCGGGCAAGATCACGCTCGAACTGATCGAGGTCCAGACCGGCTCCTATCTCGGCGAAGACGACATCATCCGCCTCGTCGACGACTTCGGCCGCGGCTGA
- the dgcN gene encoding N-acetyltransferase DgcN has protein sequence MIETPYLLFLGDAPDGLAAKVAQGIKDWRPEYAIGQFRLEGCKADLGLPDLSIAEAVDKGVKTLVIGVANRGGIISPSWKSVLIEALEAGLDLASGLHNLLRNEPDLAEKAKELGRTLHDVRIPSVQYPIANGKKRTGKRMLAVGTDCSVGKMYTALCVEKAMREKGMKATFRATGQTGILVTGEGVPLDAVIADFMAGSIEYLTPDNEPDHWDLIEGQGSLFHASYSGVTMALVHGGQPDALVLCHVPNRPHMRGLPDYQLPSLEALRDLALQVARIVNPACEVVGISLNTYGMSDDEALAICRETEERMGLPTVDPFRHGAERLADALAAL, from the coding sequence ATGATCGAAACACCCTATCTTCTCTTCCTCGGCGATGCGCCCGATGGCCTTGCCGCCAAGGTGGCGCAGGGCATCAAGGACTGGCGGCCGGAATATGCCATCGGCCAGTTCCGGCTTGAGGGCTGCAAGGCTGATCTCGGCCTGCCGGATCTTTCGATCGCCGAGGCCGTGGACAAGGGCGTGAAGACGCTGGTGATCGGCGTGGCCAATCGCGGCGGCATCATCTCGCCTTCGTGGAAGAGCGTGCTGATCGAGGCGCTCGAGGCCGGCCTCGATCTGGCCTCCGGCCTGCACAATCTGCTGCGCAACGAGCCCGATCTCGCCGAAAAGGCCAAGGAACTCGGCCGCACGCTGCATGATGTCCGCATCCCCTCCGTTCAGTATCCGATCGCCAATGGCAAGAAGCGCACCGGCAAGCGCATGCTCGCCGTCGGCACGGATTGCTCGGTCGGCAAGATGTACACCGCGCTCTGCGTCGAAAAGGCGATGCGCGAGAAAGGCATGAAGGCCACCTTCCGCGCCACCGGCCAGACCGGCATCCTGGTCACTGGCGAGGGCGTGCCGCTCGATGCGGTGATCGCGGACTTCATGGCCGGCTCGATCGAATATCTCACCCCCGACAACGAACCCGATCACTGGGACCTGATCGAGGGCCAGGGCAGCCTGTTCCACGCCTCCTATTCCGGCGTGACGATGGCGCTGGTCCATGGCGGCCAGCCGGATGCGCTGGTGCTCTGCCACGTGCCGAACCGGCCGCATATGCGTGGCCTGCCGGATTACCAGCTGCCAAGCCTTGAGGCGCTGCGCGATCTGGCGCTGCAGGTCGCGCGCATCGTCAACCCGGCCTGCGAGGTCGTCGGCATCTCGCTCAACACCTACGGCATGTCGGATGACGAGGCGCTGGCGATCTGCCGCGAGACCGAGGAGCGCATGGGGCTTCCGACCGTCGATCCGTTCCGCCACGGCGCCGAGCGCCTGGCGGATGCGCTGGCGGCGCTATGA
- the dgcA gene encoding N-acetyl-D-Glu racemase DgcA gives MTGLSLSVREDVFPVAGSFTISRGSRTEIRVVTVELSDGIYTGRGESVPYARYHETVDGVIATILALEAELAAGLTRFGLQERLKPGAARNALDCAFWDLEAKRAGKPVWQLAGLAEPGPLTTAYTISLGTPEKMRNQAAENAHRPLLKVKLGSEGDLERIRAVRTGAPESTIIVDANEGWSVEAYQALAPELVSIGVALVEQPLPAGDDEALRHIDRPLPVCADESCHDRHSLEGLKGKYDAINIKIDKTGGLTEALRLREEAEAAGFRIMVGCMLGTSLAMAPAMLVGAGAPFIDLDGPLLLAGDRDHPIRFEGSVMFPPEPALWG, from the coding sequence ATGACCGGGCTTTCGCTCTCCGTCCGCGAGGATGTGTTTCCGGTCGCGGGAAGCTTTACGATCTCGCGCGGTTCGCGCACCGAGATCCGCGTCGTCACGGTCGAGCTTTCCGACGGCATATATACGGGGCGCGGCGAATCCGTGCCCTATGCCCGCTATCACGAGACCGTCGATGGCGTGATCGCCACGATCCTTGCGCTGGAAGCGGAGCTCGCCGCCGGGCTCACCCGCTTCGGCCTGCAGGAGCGGTTGAAGCCGGGGGCGGCTCGCAATGCACTCGACTGCGCCTTCTGGGATCTGGAAGCCAAGCGCGCCGGCAAGCCGGTCTGGCAGCTCGCCGGCCTTGCCGAACCAGGGCCGCTGACGACCGCCTACACGATCTCGCTCGGCACGCCGGAGAAGATGCGCAATCAGGCTGCCGAGAATGCCCATCGGCCGCTTTTGAAGGTCAAGCTCGGCTCGGAAGGCGATCTTGAGCGGATCCGCGCCGTGCGCACCGGCGCGCCGGAATCCACCATCATTGTCGATGCGAACGAGGGCTGGTCGGTCGAGGCCTATCAGGCGCTGGCGCCGGAGCTCGTCTCGATCGGCGTCGCGCTGGTCGAACAGCCGCTGCCCGCCGGCGATGACGAGGCGCTGCGGCACATCGATCGGCCGCTGCCGGTCTGCGCCGACGAGAGTTGCCACGATCGCCACTCGCTTGAAGGCCTGAAGGGCAAGTACGACGCCATCAACATCAAGATCGACAAGACCGGCGGACTTACAGAGGCGCTCAGGCTGCGCGAAGAGGCCGAGGCGGCCGGTTTCCGCATCATGGTCGGCTGCATGCTCGGCACCTCGCTTGCCATGGCACCCGCCATGCTGGTCGGCGCCGGCGCCCCCTTCATCGATCTCGATGGCCCGCTTCTGCTTGCAGGCGATCGCGACCACCCGATCCGCTTCGAGGGCTCGGTGATGTTCCCGCCGGAGCCGGCGCTCTGGGGCTGA
- a CDS encoding GNAT family N-acetyltransferase, which produces MHPVPAAILESERLSYSVFEPGDAAMLAALHSTPEGERYLFRDGMLWSEAYAASEIAKWRETYARHGYSKFKLVRKADGAFIGRAGFGFHEDGSVAELGYTIIRSEWGQGYATEAAAALARWFLEKRIGNRFIAFAVPENGASVAVLRKIGMRETAPITVKGIICTSFEMDAADLTSLNR; this is translated from the coding sequence ATGCATCCAGTGCCTGCCGCCATACTTGAAAGTGAGCGACTGTCCTATTCCGTTTTCGAGCCCGGCGATGCGGCGATGCTTGCCGCCCTCCATTCGACACCCGAGGGCGAGCGCTATCTTTTCCGGGATGGCATGCTGTGGAGCGAAGCTTATGCAGCATCGGAAATCGCCAAATGGCGCGAGACCTACGCCCGGCATGGATACAGCAAGTTCAAGCTGGTGCGGAAGGCGGATGGCGCCTTCATCGGCCGCGCCGGTTTCGGCTTTCATGAAGACGGCAGCGTTGCCGAACTCGGTTACACGATCATCCGCAGCGAATGGGGCCAGGGCTATGCGACGGAAGCCGCCGCAGCGCTTGCACGCTGGTTTCTGGAAAAGCGGATCGGCAACCGATTCATTGCCTTCGCCGTTCCCGAAAACGGGGCCTCCGTCGCCGTGCTGCGCAAGATCGGCATGCGGGAAACGGCGCCTATCACGGTCAAGGGCATCATCTGCACCAGCTTCGAGATGGATGCGGCGGATCTGACCTCATTGAACCGATGA
- a CDS encoding MFS transporter, with protein MLSNTIARWMAARNIHYGWLVAATTFLTMLATAGAMGSAGVMIQPLHDEFGWDIADISTAMAIRLVLFGLLGPFAAAFMNHFGVRQVVVTALALIVGGIGLSLVMTEVWQLVALWGVVIGVGTGMTALVLGATVASRWFSKRRGLVVGLMTASNATGQLVFLPILAALTEAYGWRAALTLCVAVIVTAMVLVLLLMRDRPSDVGLPVYGETAVEAPVSQDHKLLATLASPLIVLKEAATSPVFWVLFGSFFVCGLSTNGLIQTHWISICGDFGLTAVMAASTLAVIGLFDFVGTIFAGWLSDRYDNRLLLFFFYGFRGLSLLYLSFSGFTFLELSLFAVFYGLDWVATVPPTVKLAAENFGREKAGLIFGWVFTGHQLGAATAAFGAGVFKSDFNTYMPALQIAGLMCLLAALAQFFLKRPGATRLATQPG; from the coding sequence ATGCTTTCCAACACAATCGCCCGGTGGATGGCGGCGCGGAATATCCATTACGGCTGGCTGGTGGCCGCGACCACCTTCCTGACCATGCTGGCGACCGCCGGCGCGATGGGCTCGGCCGGTGTGATGATCCAGCCGCTGCATGACGAATTCGGCTGGGATATTGCCGATATCTCGACGGCGATGGCGATCCGGCTGGTGCTTTTCGGCCTGCTCGGTCCGTTCGCCGCAGCGTTCATGAACCATTTCGGCGTCCGCCAGGTGGTGGTGACGGCGCTGGCGCTGATCGTCGGCGGCATCGGCCTGTCGCTCGTCATGACCGAGGTCTGGCAGCTTGTGGCGCTCTGGGGCGTGGTCATCGGCGTTGGCACGGGAATGACCGCGCTGGTGCTCGGCGCCACGGTCGCCTCGCGCTGGTTTTCGAAGCGCCGCGGTCTCGTCGTCGGCCTGATGACGGCAAGCAATGCCACCGGACAGCTCGTGTTTCTGCCGATCCTGGCGGCGCTGACGGAAGCCTATGGCTGGCGCGCGGCACTGACGCTCTGCGTCGCCGTCATCGTCACGGCCATGGTGCTGGTGCTGCTTTTAATGCGCGACCGGCCGTCGGATGTCGGCCTGCCGGTCTATGGTGAAACGGCGGTCGAGGCGCCGGTCAGTCAGGATCACAAGCTGCTGGCGACACTTGCCTCGCCGCTCATCGTGCTGAAGGAGGCGGCAACGAGCCCGGTGTTCTGGGTGTTGTTCGGCAGCTTTTTCGTCTGCGGCCTTTCCACCAATGGACTGATCCAGACCCACTGGATCTCGATCTGCGGCGATTTCGGGCTGACGGCGGTGATGGCTGCCAGCACGCTTGCCGTCATTGGCCTGTTCGATTTCGTCGGCACGATCTTCGCCGGCTGGCTTTCGGACCGTTATGACAACCGCCTGCTCCTGTTCTTCTTCTATGGCTTCCGCGGCCTGTCGCTGCTTTACCTGTCGTTTTCCGGCTTTACCTTCCTCGAACTGTCGCTGTTTGCTGTGTTCTACGGCCTCGACTGGGTGGCCACCGTGCCGCCGACGGTGAAGCTCGCGGCCGAGAATTTCGGCAGGGAAAAGGCCGGGCTGATCTTCGGCTGGGTGTTTACCGGCCACCAGCTGGGTGCGGCCACCGCCGCATTCGGCGCCGGCGTCTTCAAGAGCGATTTCAACACCTATATGCCGGCCCTGCAGATTGCCGGACTGATGTGCCTGCTGGCCGCCCTTGCCCAGTTCTTCCTGAAGCGCCCCGGCGCCACGCGGCTTGCCACGCAGCCCGGTTGA